Proteins from a single region of Ananas comosus cultivar F153 linkage group 3, ASM154086v1, whole genome shotgun sequence:
- the LOC109708245 gene encoding ORM1-like protein 3, which translates to MAKLYVEAVPPADMNKNTEWFMYPGVWTTYILILFFSWLLVLSVLGCSPGMAWTIVNLFHFAITYHFFHWKKGTPFADDQGMYNTLTWWEQMDNGKQLTRNRKFLVVVPVVLYLIASHTTDYQHPMLFLNTLAVMVLVVAKLPNMHKVRIFGINAGN; encoded by the exons ATGGCGAAGCTCTACGTGGAGGCGGTGCCCCCAGCGGATATGAACAAGAACACGGAGTGGTTCATGTACCCGGGGGTGTGGACCACCTACATCCTCATCCTCTTTTTCTCGTGGCTTCTCGTCCTCTCCGTCCTCGGGTGCTCCCCGGGAATGGCGTGGACCATCGTTAACCTCTTCCACTTCGCC ATCACTTACCACTTCTTCCATTGGAAGAAGGGAACTCCCTTTGCTGACGACCAGGGAATGTACAACACTTTGACTTGGTGGGAGCAAATGGACAATGGCAAACAGCTGACTCGGAATAGGAAGTTTTTGGTTGTAGTACCCGTGGTTCT GTACTTGATAGCGTCACACACAACAGACTACCAACATCCAATGCTTTTCCTCAACACTCTTGCAGTGATGGTGCTGGTTGTTGCTAAATTGCCTAACATGCACAAGGTCCGCATCTTTGGAATAAATGCAGGTAATTAA
- the LOC109707004 gene encoding ycf20-like protein, with the protein MGTATVIAHGSSCRFCPILCGGAQGSGMRTCAEVGVTCKRPFTPPSCQVRSYRWRIAFALDTGGGGASPDPNDENNLEGENRGLGRTRLGTIAGAAARQLLEKLNAARKNFPMKIFLLLLGFYTANALATILGQTGDWDVLVAGVVVAAIEGIGMLMYRKPFTMPVGRFRSLVAMVNYWKAGICLGLFVDAFKLGS; encoded by the exons ATGGGAACGGCTACTGTTATAGCGCACGGATCTTCTTGTCGATTTTGTCCAATTCTATGCGGAGGGGCGCAGGGGAGTGGGATGAGAACTTGTGCGGAGGTGGGCGTGACGTGTAAACGACCATTTACCCCTCCAAG CTGTCAGGTAAGAAGTTACAGATGGAGGATTGCATTTGCTCTAGAcacaggaggaggaggagcatcTCCCGACCCTAACGACGAAAATAACCTCGAGGGAGAGAACCGAGGCCTTGGCAGGACGAGGTTGGGCACCATAGCTGGAGCTGCTGCGAGGCAGCTTCTTGAGAAGCTGAACGCCGCCAGAAAGAACTTTCCCATGAAGATATTCCTCCTCCTCTTGGGCTTCTACACAGCTAATGCTCTCGCAACCATCCTAGGCCAAACTGGCGATTGGGACGTTCTTGTCGCCGGTGTCGTTGTGGCTGCGATTGAAGGGATCGGCATGCTTATGTACAGAAAGCCGTTCACGATGCCTGTTGGAAGGTTCCGGTCTTTGGTTGCGATGGTAAATTATTGGAAAGCCGGCATATGCCTCGGTCTGTTTGTTGATGCCTTCAAATTAGGGAGTTGA